The following coding sequences lie in one Steroidobacter denitrificans genomic window:
- a CDS encoding ABC transporter permease, protein MSVKTNIIGFNTIVLREFNRIIRIWLQTVIPPAITASLYFLIFGSLVGRRIGEMGGYNYIQYIAPGLIMMSVITNSYGNVVSSFFGAKFGKHIEELLVSPLPNWLIVTGYVAGGLARGLLVGAIVTAVTLLFTRMQVHDAAALISAVVLSSIVFSLAGMINAILATNFDQITFIPTFVLTPLTYLGGVFYTITLLPQWAQQVSYANPILYMVNAFRYGFLGVSDVELRAAYAIMIIAVLMLYIACVWMLHRGVGMRE, encoded by the coding sequence ATGAGTGTCAAAACCAACATCATCGGTTTCAATACGATCGTTCTGCGCGAGTTCAATCGTATCATTCGCATCTGGTTGCAAACGGTCATTCCCCCGGCGATCACCGCGAGCCTGTATTTCCTGATCTTCGGCAGCCTGGTCGGCAGGCGTATCGGCGAGATGGGCGGCTACAACTATATCCAGTACATCGCGCCCGGTCTGATCATGATGTCGGTAATCACCAATTCCTACGGCAATGTCGTGTCTTCGTTCTTTGGCGCGAAGTTCGGCAAACACATCGAGGAACTGCTGGTCTCGCCATTGCCGAACTGGCTCATCGTGACGGGTTATGTCGCCGGCGGTCTGGCGCGTGGGTTGCTGGTGGGAGCGATCGTCACGGCAGTCACGCTGCTGTTCACGCGCATGCAGGTTCACGATGCAGCCGCATTGATCTCGGCGGTCGTTCTGAGTTCGATCGTGTTCTCGCTGGCCGGCATGATCAATGCGATCCTGGCCACGAACTTCGATCAGATCACTTTCATCCCGACATTCGTTCTCACGCCGCTGACGTATCTGGGAGGCGTGTTCTACACGATCACGCTGCTACCGCAGTGGGCACAGCAGGTTTCGTATGCCAATCCGATTCTGTATATGGTCAACGCCTTCCGCTACGGTTTCCTGGGTGTATCGGACGTCGAGTTGCGGGCCGCTTACGCCATCATGATCATCGCCGTGCTGATGCTGTACATCGCCTGCGTCTGGATGCTGCACCGGGGTGTGGGGATGCGGGAGTAG
- a CDS encoding ABC transporter ATP-binding protein: protein MKALSFQKLTKTYKNGVQALKGIDLTVDEGDFFALLGPNGAGKTTAIGIVTSLINKTSGKVIVFGHDIDNDLAGAKSCIGLVPQEVNFNQFEDVSTILLNQAGFYGIPRRLAKQRLKKNLDALQLWDKRDAVARSLSGGMKRRLMIARALMHEPKLLILDEPTAGVDIEVRRTMWTFLRGINTAGTTIILTTHYLEEAENLCRHVAIIDQGRIIENDRMSVVLRKLQSEVFVFNLRHPAPAPPALPGYATTMPDDHTLEVEVTKEQNLNDIFSILSASGLEVLSMRNKSNRLEELFMRMVKQTVT, encoded by the coding sequence GTGAAGGCGCTTTCTTTTCAGAAACTGACCAAAACCTACAAGAACGGCGTACAGGCGCTCAAGGGTATCGATCTGACGGTCGACGAAGGCGACTTCTTTGCCCTGCTGGGGCCGAACGGCGCCGGCAAGACCACGGCCATCGGCATCGTGACGTCGCTGATCAACAAGACCAGCGGCAAGGTCATCGTATTCGGCCACGATATCGACAACGACCTGGCCGGGGCGAAATCCTGCATCGGACTGGTGCCTCAGGAAGTGAATTTCAACCAGTTCGAGGATGTGTCCACGATCCTGCTGAACCAGGCCGGTTTCTATGGGATTCCGCGCCGTCTCGCCAAACAGCGGCTGAAAAAGAATCTCGATGCGCTGCAGTTGTGGGACAAGCGTGATGCCGTGGCGCGCAGCTTGTCGGGAGGCATGAAGCGCCGCCTGATGATCGCCCGGGCGTTGATGCACGAGCCGAAGCTGCTGATCCTGGATGAGCCGACTGCCGGCGTGGACATCGAGGTGCGCCGCACGATGTGGACCTTCCTGCGCGGAATCAATACCGCGGGTACCACCATCATTCTGACTACCCATTACCTGGAGGAGGCCGAAAACCTGTGCCGTCACGTGGCGATCATCGACCAGGGCCGTATCATCGAGAACGATCGCATGAGCGTCGTGTTGCGCAAGCTGCAGAGTGAGGTTTTCGTATTCAATCTGCGCCATCCCGCGCCGGCGCCGCCTGCCTTGCCGGGATATGCGACGACGATGCCGGACGATCATACGCTGGAGGTCGAGGTCACCAAGGAGCAGAATCTCAACGATATCTTCTCGATCCTGAGCGCCTCCGGCCTGGAAGTCCTGTCGATGCGCAACAAGTCCAACAGGCTCGAGGAGCTGTTCATGCGGATGGTGAAGCAGACGGTGACATAA
- a CDS encoding glutamate synthase subunit beta has translation MGKPTGFIEYVRELPVDRAPQERVNDWKEMHHHMPEKRLRNQAARCMDCGVPFCHTGKMINGMASGCPVNNLIPEWNDLVYRGLWREALDRLHMTNNFPDFTGRVCPAPCEGACVLGISSPPVTIKTLEAAIAERGWEEGWIVPEQPRRRSGKKVAVIGSGPAGLAAAAQLNRAGHQVTVLERDDRPGGLLMYGIPNMKLDKRGVVERRLQVMEKEGIKFICNANVGENVEAQLLRKDFDAIVICTGATQPRDLPVEGRELQGVHFAMDYLTASTKALLDISNDIGKDAGSDVGNDASDSPIHAFDKDVIVIGGGDTGTDCVATAMRQGCKSLTQIEIMQRPPLERAADNPWPEWPKVYKMDYGQEEAAARFGADPRSYLTTVKHFGADTRGAVKEVVTIQIDWRRNDQGHLVPIEVAGTEKIYPAQLVLLAMGFLGPERMLLKDLDVELDARGNVQAAHGRFATSIGGIFAAGDCRRGQSLVVWAINEGRGAARECDRYLMGTTQLP, from the coding sequence ATGGGCAAGCCAACTGGATTCATCGAGTATGTGCGCGAACTGCCGGTCGACCGTGCGCCCCAGGAGCGGGTGAACGACTGGAAGGAAATGCATCATCACATGCCGGAGAAACGTCTGCGCAACCAGGCGGCCCGCTGCATGGACTGCGGTGTACCCTTCTGCCACACCGGCAAGATGATCAACGGTATGGCCTCGGGGTGTCCCGTCAACAACCTGATCCCCGAATGGAACGATCTCGTGTATCGCGGCTTGTGGCGCGAAGCGCTCGACCGGCTGCATATGACCAATAACTTCCCGGATTTCACCGGTCGGGTCTGTCCGGCGCCCTGTGAAGGTGCCTGCGTGCTTGGCATCTCCAGCCCGCCCGTCACGATCAAGACGCTCGAAGCCGCGATCGCCGAGCGCGGCTGGGAAGAAGGCTGGATCGTCCCGGAGCAGCCGCGCCGGCGTAGCGGCAAGAAAGTCGCCGTCATCGGCTCGGGGCCGGCCGGGCTGGCCGCCGCCGCCCAGCTCAATCGCGCCGGCCACCAGGTCACGGTGCTGGAGCGCGACGATCGTCCCGGTGGCCTGCTCATGTACGGCATCCCGAACATGAAGCTCGACAAGCGCGGGGTTGTGGAGCGGCGCCTGCAGGTGATGGAGAAGGAGGGCATCAAGTTCATCTGCAACGCGAACGTCGGCGAGAACGTCGAAGCGCAGTTGTTGCGCAAGGATTTCGACGCCATCGTGATCTGCACCGGCGCCACGCAGCCGCGCGACCTACCCGTGGAGGGCCGCGAGCTGCAGGGTGTGCATTTCGCGATGGACTACCTGACCGCCAGCACGAAAGCGCTGCTCGATATATCCAATGACATCGGGAAGGATGCTGGAAGCGACGTTGGGAACGATGCTTCGGACAGCCCGATCCATGCATTCGACAAGGACGTGATCGTCATCGGCGGCGGCGATACCGGCACGGATTGTGTGGCGACGGCAATGCGCCAGGGATGCAAAAGCCTGACGCAAATAGAGATCATGCAGCGCCCGCCGCTGGAGCGCGCCGCAGACAATCCCTGGCCTGAATGGCCCAAGGTCTACAAGATGGACTATGGGCAGGAAGAGGCGGCGGCGAGGTTCGGGGCCGATCCACGCAGCTATCTCACCACTGTCAAGCATTTCGGCGCCGATACCCGAGGTGCGGTCAAGGAAGTAGTGACGATCCAGATCGACTGGCGCCGCAACGACCAGGGCCACCTTGTCCCCATAGAGGTCGCTGGTACCGAGAAGATCTATCCGGCGCAGCTGGTGCTGCTGGCTATGGGCTTCCTCGGACCCGAACGCATGCTGCTGAAGGATCTGGACGTGGAACTCGACGCGCGAGGCAACGTCCAGGCCGCGCATGGCCGGTTCGCCACCAGTATCGGCGGCATATTCGCCGCCGGCGACTGTCGCCGCGGCCAGAGCCTGGTCGTCTGGGCCATCAACGAGGGCCGCGGCGCCGCCCGCGAATGCGACCGCTACCTGATGGGTACAACGCAGCTGCCGTGA